The following proteins are encoded in a genomic region of Pelodictyon phaeoclathratiforme BU-1:
- the yihA gene encoding ribosome biogenesis GTP-binding protein YihA/YsxC → MKIVNTAFHISVSALSGLPEDSFPEIVFAGRSNVGKSTLLNSLTGVKGLAKTSATPGKTRLINYFLINRDVYFVDLPGYGYAAVGHAEKALWGNLLSSYIIQRRSISLVVLLLDSRHPAMQSDRAMISFLESHDRPYGIVLTKYDKLTQKEKVQTGRIMESCAAKAKFIVNYSSFSGKGKSELLAHFDQYICQ, encoded by the coding sequence ATGAAAATTGTCAATACCGCCTTTCACATCAGTGTTTCCGCTCTTTCAGGGCTTCCGGAAGATTCCTTTCCTGAAATCGTTTTTGCAGGAAGATCCAATGTTGGAAAATCAACACTCCTTAACTCTCTGACGGGGGTTAAAGGTCTCGCAAAAACCAGCGCAACTCCTGGAAAAACAAGACTGATCAACTACTTTCTGATTAACCGGGATGTTTATTTTGTTGACCTTCCCGGTTATGGTTATGCAGCCGTAGGTCATGCAGAGAAGGCCCTCTGGGGCAATCTCCTCTCCTCCTATATCATTCAACGGCGGAGCATTTCGCTGGTCGTGCTGCTTTTGGACTCCCGTCATCCGGCCATGCAGTCTGACAGGGCAATGATCAGCTTTCTTGAGTCTCATGATCGGCCCTACGGCATTGTTCTGACCAAATATGACAAACTTACACAAAAGGAAAAGGTACAGACTGGTCGTATTATGGAAAGTTGCGCTGCTAAAGCCAAATTTATTGTAAATTATTCATCTTTTTCAGGCAAGGGAAAGAGTGAGCTTCTGGCTCATTTTGATCAATACATCTGTCAATAA
- a CDS encoding adenylosuccinate synthase, whose protein sequence is MESKKFRTPSQSATVIVGTQFGDEGKGKLVDYLSDKYDIVVRYQGGANAGHTICFDNKTVVLHLIPSGIFHKGCVCVIGNGVVIDPAALLDEIRKVEELGYEVTGRLFISHNAHLIMPYHKLLDSLHESAQGDQKIGTTGRGIGPSYEDKFARKGIRVVDLLNPEVLKEKLRENLAAKNKLFKNIYEKEEIDVETMVREYEDFDKIIDPYVTNTQLYLNRQLQEGKTVLLEGAQGCLLDVDHGTYPYVTSSNPTSGGASTGSGIAPNYIGKVIGVCKAYMTRVGNGAFPTELLDETGERLGKIGHEFGATTGRKRRCGWIDLVALRYSLTINGVTEIALTKLDVLDTFEEIRICTSYMLDGKEIHDFPTDHQTLSRVTPLYTTLKGWMASNAHARSFSEMQPEAQNYVTFLEDELQVQVTFISVGPGREETVFR, encoded by the coding sequence GTGGAATCAAAAAAATTCAGGACACCGTCTCAGTCGGCAACCGTTATTGTCGGTACACAGTTCGGTGATGAAGGCAAAGGGAAGCTTGTGGATTACCTTTCGGACAAATATGATATCGTTGTCCGTTATCAGGGAGGAGCGAACGCCGGTCATACCATCTGTTTCGATAACAAAACTGTCGTACTGCACCTTATTCCCTCCGGAATATTTCATAAAGGATGTGTTTGCGTCATCGGTAACGGTGTTGTTATTGACCCTGCAGCGTTGCTTGATGAGATCAGAAAGGTCGAGGAACTTGGTTATGAAGTAACAGGCAGACTGTTTATCAGTCACAATGCCCATCTCATCATGCCCTATCATAAGCTGCTCGACTCCCTGCATGAAAGCGCTCAGGGTGATCAGAAAATCGGTACAACCGGTCGGGGCATAGGACCGAGCTATGAGGACAAGTTTGCCCGCAAGGGAATCAGGGTTGTGGATCTTCTCAATCCAGAGGTACTCAAGGAGAAGCTCCGTGAAAATCTTGCAGCCAAGAACAAACTTTTCAAAAATATTTATGAGAAGGAAGAGATTGATGTCGAAACGATGGTGCGTGAATATGAAGATTTCGACAAGATTATTGATCCTTATGTAACCAATACCCAACTCTACCTGAATCGTCAGCTTCAGGAGGGTAAAACGGTACTGCTTGAAGGCGCCCAGGGCTGTCTGCTTGATGTTGACCATGGAACCTATCCCTATGTGACCTCATCGAATCCAACCTCAGGAGGTGCCAGTACCGGATCAGGCATCGCGCCGAACTACATCGGCAAGGTGATCGGTGTCTGCAAGGCATACATGACAAGAGTTGGAAACGGGGCATTCCCAACGGAACTTCTTGATGAGACAGGGGAACGGCTTGGCAAGATTGGTCACGAGTTTGGTGCCACGACAGGAAGAAAACGCCGTTGTGGCTGGATCGATCTGGTGGCCCTCCGCTATTCGCTTACCATAAACGGCGTGACGGAAATTGCGCTCACCAAGCTTGATGTGCTCGACACCTTTGAGGAGATCAGGATTTGTACCTCCTATATGCTTGATGGCAAGGAGATCCATGATTTTCCGACCGACCATCAGACGCTTTCAAGGGTGACGCCGCTCTATACCACCTTGAAAGGGTGGATGGCATCAAACGCCCATGCCCGCTCCTTCTCCGAGATGCAGCCTGAAGCGCAGAACTATGTGACCTTCCTTGAAGATGAACTTCAGGTTCAGGTTACCTTTATCTCTGTCGGTCCTGGACGCGAAGAGACTGTTTTCAGATAA
- a CDS encoding ferredoxin:protochlorophyllide reductase (ATP-dependent) subunit B, whose product MRLAFWLYEGTALHGISRVTNSMKGVHTVYHAPQGDDYITATYTMLERTPQFPGLSISVVRGRDLAQGVSRLPSTLQQVEHHYHPELIVIAPSCSTALLQEDLHQLAAHSGLPQEKILVYALNPFRVSENEAADGLLTELVKRFASPQEKTAQPSVNLLGFTSLGFHLRANLTSIRRMLQTLGIAVNVVAPWGASIDDLRKLPAAWLNIAPYREIGSTAAEYLADAFAMPALYEAPIGVEPTLAWLRSLIEKLNAAGAERGVAPIVMPQLNAFSLDGLSAPSGVPWFARTADMESFSNKRAFVFGDATHTVALVKFLRDELGMQIIGAGTYLERHADWVRKELEGYLPGALIVTDKFQDVAQIIDDQMPDLVCGTQMERHSCRKLDVPCMVVCPPTHIENHLLGYYPFFGFDGADVIADRVYLSCKLGLEKHLIDFFGDAGLEYEEPEVSAPSEEPVALSVAPNDHPSPEAAAEAVVIAEEGEMKWSDEAETMLKKVPFFVRKKVRKNTETFARASGASMISVDVFRQAKESLGG is encoded by the coding sequence ATGCGCTTAGCTTTCTGGCTCTACGAGGGCACCGCCCTTCACGGTATCAGCCGAGTAACCAACAGTATGAAAGGGGTTCACACCGTTTATCATGCTCCCCAGGGGGACGATTACATTACGGCAACCTATACCATGCTCGAGCGAACCCCACAATTTCCCGGCTTATCGATCAGTGTTGTTCGTGGAAGAGACCTTGCCCAGGGAGTATCAAGACTACCCTCGACACTCCAGCAGGTCGAACACCATTACCATCCTGAACTTATTGTCATCGCACCGAGTTGCAGCACAGCCCTTCTTCAGGAAGATCTCCATCAACTTGCAGCCCACTCGGGCCTGCCGCAGGAGAAAATTCTGGTCTATGCGCTCAACCCATTCAGAGTATCGGAAAATGAGGCGGCAGATGGTCTGCTGACCGAACTGGTCAAACGTTTTGCTTCTCCCCAGGAGAAAACAGCACAGCCATCGGTGAACCTCCTTGGCTTTACCTCGCTCGGATTTCACTTGCGTGCCAACCTGACCAGCATCCGTCGCATGTTGCAGACGCTTGGCATTGCGGTCAATGTTGTTGCTCCCTGGGGAGCCAGCATCGATGATCTCCGGAAACTTCCAGCCGCCTGGCTCAATATTGCCCCTTACCGTGAGATCGGTTCAACGGCAGCGGAATATCTTGCTGATGCATTCGCTATGCCAGCGCTTTATGAAGCCCCGATCGGAGTCGAACCTACCCTTGCATGGCTTCGCTCCCTGATCGAGAAGCTTAACGCAGCGGGCGCTGAACGGGGAGTTGCTCCGATTGTCATGCCGCAACTCAACGCATTCTCGCTCGACGGCCTGAGCGCTCCAAGCGGTGTTCCCTGGTTTGCCAGAACTGCCGATATGGAAAGTTTCAGCAATAAACGTGCCTTTGTGTTCGGTGATGCCACGCATACCGTCGCCCTCGTCAAGTTTCTGCGTGACGAACTTGGTATGCAGATCATCGGTGCGGGCACCTATCTGGAACGTCATGCCGATTGGGTGCGCAAAGAGCTTGAAGGCTACCTTCCCGGAGCGCTTATCGTAACCGACAAGTTCCAGGATGTTGCACAAATTATTGATGATCAAATGCCGGATCTGGTCTGCGGTACGCAGATGGAACGGCACAGTTGCCGCAAGCTCGATGTTCCCTGCATGGTGGTCTGTCCACCGACCCATATTGAAAACCACCTGCTTGGCTATTATCCCTTCTTTGGATTTGATGGAGCTGATGTTATTGCCGACAGGGTCTATCTTTCCTGCAAACTCGGTTTGGAAAAGCATCTGATCGACTTTTTCGGTGATGCGGGTCTTGAGTACGAAGAGCCCGAAGTATCCGCCCCTTCTGAAGAACCTGTGGCACTCTCCGTCGCCCCTAATGATCATCCTTCACCGGAGGCTGCAGCAGAGGCTGTAGTGATTGCAGAGGAGGGAGAGATGAAGTGGAGCGATGAGGCTGAAACCATGCTGAAAAAGGTACCCTTCTTTGTCCGTAAAAAGGTCAGGAAAAACACCGAAACTTTTGCCCGCGCGAGTGGTGCATCCATGATCTCCGTTGATGTGTTCCGACAGGCAAAAGAGTCGCTGGGTGGTTAA
- the bchN gene encoding ferredoxin:protochlorophyllide reductase (ATP-dependent) subunit N, translating into MMQVPGDIQVIKEDNVTHSFCGLACVGWMYQKIKDSFFLILGTHTCAHFLQNALGMMIFAKPRFGIALMEEGDLSKQEPSLQDIISEIMADHHPSVIFLLSSCTPEVMKVDFKGLAHLLSTPDVPVLFVPASGLVYNFTQAEDSVLAALVPFCPEAPAGQKKVVFLGSVNDVTADDLRAEAEELGIPVGGFLPESRFDKMPAIGPDTVLAPIQPYLSRVAVKLSRERGCSVLHSLFPFGPDGTRAFWEDLAREFGITVDLRDREKAAWEKIRSQTELLKGKKIFLTADTMMELPLARFLHSAGADVVECSSAYINKKFHARELEALDGVRVVEQPNFHRQLEDVRRIKPDLIITSLMTANPFVGNGFVVKWSMEFMLMSIHSWSGVITLANMFVSPLQRRSKLPAFDKEVWLEGVMPSAE; encoded by the coding sequence ATGATGCAGGTTCCCGGAGATATTCAGGTAATCAAGGAAGATAACGTTACACACAGTTTTTGTGGCCTTGCCTGTGTTGGATGGATGTATCAGAAGATCAAGGACAGCTTTTTTCTTATTCTTGGAACGCACACCTGTGCCCATTTTCTGCAGAATGCGCTCGGCATGATGATCTTTGCCAAGCCGCGTTTTGGTATTGCGCTCATGGAAGAGGGTGATCTTTCGAAGCAGGAGCCAAGCCTTCAGGATATTATCAGTGAAATCATGGCCGATCACCATCCGTCCGTAATTTTTCTGCTCTCTTCATGTACCCCTGAGGTCATGAAGGTTGACTTCAAAGGGCTGGCCCATCTGCTCAGTACACCGGATGTACCAGTACTTTTTGTTCCGGCAAGTGGTCTGGTCTACAATTTTACCCAGGCTGAAGACTCAGTCCTTGCCGCTCTTGTACCTTTCTGTCCCGAAGCCCCGGCAGGTCAGAAAAAGGTGGTTTTTCTCGGTTCCGTCAACGATGTAACGGCCGACGATCTGAGGGCAGAGGCCGAAGAGCTTGGGATTCCAGTCGGTGGCTTTCTTCCTGAATCCCGTTTCGACAAAATGCCGGCTATTGGCCCCGATACCGTCCTTGCTCCGATTCAACCCTATCTTTCACGGGTTGCCGTCAAACTTTCCCGTGAACGGGGATGCAGCGTTCTTCATTCACTCTTTCCGTTCGGCCCCGATGGAACCAGAGCCTTCTGGGAGGATCTGGCCCGTGAATTTGGCATTACCGTCGATCTTCGTGATCGCGAAAAAGCTGCGTGGGAGAAGATCCGCAGCCAGACAGAGCTTCTGAAGGGCAAAAAGATCTTTCTGACTGCCGACACCATGATGGAGCTGCCACTTGCGCGTTTTCTTCATAGTGCAGGCGCCGATGTGGTTGAGTGCAGCAGCGCCTATATCAACAAAAAATTTCATGCGCGTGAACTTGAGGCACTTGATGGCGTTCGCGTTGTCGAGCAGCCGAACTTTCATCGCCAGCTTGAGGATGTTCGGCGTATCAAGCCCGATTTGATCATTACCTCGCTGATGACAGCAAACCCTTTTGTTGGCAACGGTTTTGTTGTGAAATGGAGCATGGAGTTCATGCTGATGTCCATTCATAGCTGGTCGGGAGTTATTACCCTCGCGAACATGTTTGTTTCACCGCTCCAGCGCCGCAGCAAGCTGCCAGCGTTCGACAAGGAAGTCTGGCTTGAAGGTGTCATGCCAAGCGCTGAATAA
- a CDS encoding MTH1187 family thiamine-binding protein, with translation MALMDIAVLPLDAKEGGFSGFVAGLQELLAASGCSYRLHDMGTTVEGPAPLLFNLALKLHEYSFSQGGRRVYTVMKIDDRRDRAVRLGDKSASVKAKIVPTREPGE, from the coding sequence ATGGCTTTGATGGATATAGCGGTTCTTCCTCTCGACGCAAAAGAGGGTGGTTTCAGCGGCTTTGTTGCCGGTTTGCAGGAGCTGCTTGCCGCCAGCGGTTGCAGTTACCGCCTTCATGATATGGGTACAACGGTTGAAGGGCCTGCGCCCCTGCTCTTCAATCTTGCGCTCAAGCTTCATGAGTACTCGTTCAGTCAGGGTGGCAGGCGCGTTTATACGGTCATGAAGATCGATGACCGCCGGGATCGGGCAGTTCGCCTTGGAGACAAGAGTGCCTCGGTCAAAGCGAAAATAGTCCCGACAAGGGAGCCGGGAGAGTAG